One genomic segment of Vespa velutina chromosome 10, iVesVel2.1, whole genome shotgun sequence includes these proteins:
- the LOC124952388 gene encoding WD repeat-containing protein 18, translating into MEVILTSDNVAENWSAAVWDPNTGSLLSTYKHATPIQNHTLQMLNDCYLLGADSTKPRLHIWPLNSQRPLSNIRLTTPGKVSALTSTPDGSYIVAGISEKLYVWQVCNGRLLSIITRHYQTVTCLTFTKDSSMFVSGGEDGLIFVWSLFRVINEKEQATALYSFSNHTLPVKDLYVGHCAPRARLCSVSLDRTANIYDLNDGKLLVILVFDLPLTSISMNTKESELFVGCTNGLIFKFDLHEPPRGIEHHVKSTGTNEEDDDSAVYRGHESTIVSLSVSSNCRNLLSASIDRKVHLWDVISRQILRTFGHKGQITSAFFAKRFNNFQIHDLKPSLKIQPLQRVLDNNAKENVIEIIRQGRDTSDILDFDSYVEKESLRTEINDHTSRKLETALEEIEKLKMINSTLYKYSVKCILLKSMNNDQID; encoded by the coding sequence ATGGAAGTTATTTTAACTAGTGATAATGTCGCCGAAAATTGGAGCGCAGCAGTTTGGGATCCAAATACAGGATCTCTTTTGTCTACTTACAAGCATGCAACACCTATACAAAATCACACGTTACAAATGTTAAATGATTGTTATTTATTGGGTGCGGATTCAACGAAACCTCGACTTCATATATGGCCATTAAACAGTCAAAGGCCATTGTCCAATATCAGATTGACAACACCAGGCAAAGTATCAGCATTAACGTCAACACCGGATGGTTCTTACATCGTCGCTGGTATTAGTGAAAAACTATACGTTTGGCAGGTTTGTAATGGgagattattatcgataataacgcgCCATTATCAAACGGTAACCTGTTTAACATTCACCAAAGACAGTTCTATGTTCGTGAGCGGTGGAGAAGATGGTTTGATATTCGTTTGGTCTTTGTTTCGTGtaataaacgagaaagaacaAGCAACGGCCCTTTATTCGTTTTCTAATCATACTTTGCCAGTGAAAGATCTTTACGTTGGCCATTGTGCACCACGTGCGAGGTTATGTTCCGTTTCATTGGATCGTACGGCAAATATTTATGATCTCAATGACGGTAAACTCCTCGTCATTCTCGTTTTCGATTTACCATTAACTTCAATTTCCATGAATACGAAAGAGAGCGAATTATTTGTGGGTTGTACGAACGGTTTGAtctttaaatttgatttacaCGAACCACCACGAGGTATCGAACACCATGTTAAATCAACGGGAACAAACGAGGAAGACGACGACAGCGCCGTTTATCGTGGCCACGAGTCAACCATTGTTTCTCTGTCGGTATCTAGCAATTGTCGTAATCTACTTTCCGCTTCCATAGATAGAAAAGTACATCTTTGGGACGTAATCAGTCGACAGATTCTCAGAACTTTCGGACACAAAGGACAAATAACTTCGGCATTCTTTGCCAAacgtttcaataattttcaaatccaCGATCTAAAGCCTAGTTTAAAAATTCAACCCTTGCAAAGGGTCTTGGATAATAACGCGAAGGAAAATGTAATTGAGATCATCAGGCAAGGACGAGACACTTCCGATATTTTAGACTTTGATTCTTACGTTGAAAAGGAATCTCTTCGAACAGAAATTAACGATCATACTTCTCGTAAACTCGAAACTGCGTTGGAGGAAATTGAAAAACTTAAGATGATCAATTCGACTTTATATAAGTACAGtgttaaatgtattttacttAAATCGATGAACAACGATCAGATAGATTAA
- the LOC124952389 gene encoding uncharacterized protein LOC124952389, translating into MGFIDDELHEVSKLCHNVVDSSRIVSCVQTMVRVEITKTAFKKIVVCIQFPENYPSVPLLIELKSKTLSERLLARLTDVCEKECKNLLGKAQVLPTLKLIRNFIEENPLICCYDEISSIKKLLQEQDEFKLKQKNSSITLRIQQGLYYFKVKIEVPNNYPDSCINLGDAEANFPPVLSRYFLGQGKELGRRCVEPPLQKGTHQTSFAPSPSLEVVISFLIKSVKTLPRENCQLCKIPCLPANPKEVVTDEKANLHVERLYCSHLFHLQCLLKFMKTPPFHGGKKCPTCGQRIYHDKWGVSEKLAEDRWAHEQARARELAEVADFLE; encoded by the exons ATGGGATTTATCGATGATGAATTGCACGAAGTATCAAAACTTTGTCACAATGTTGTCGACAGTAGCCGCATCGTTTCTTGTGTGCAGACTATGGTTCGCGTCGAAATAAC GAAGACAGCGTTCAAGAAGATCGTCGTGTGCATTCAATTTCCAGAGAATTATCCGTCCGTTCCACTTTTAATCGAGCTTAAAAGTAAGACTTTGTCGGAGAGATTACTTGCTAGATTAACAGACGTTTGTGAAAAGGAGTGCAAGAATTTATTAGGAAAAGCTCAG GTATTACCGACCTTAAAGttaattcgtaattttatCGAAGAGAATCCTCTCATTTGTTGTTACGATGAGATCTCATccataaaaaaattacttcaAGAGCAAGACGAGTTTAAATTGAAACAGAAGAATTCAAGTATTACGTTAAGAATTCAACAAggattgtattattttaaagttaaGATCGAAGTACCAAACAATTATCCAGATAGTTGCATAAA TTTAGGAGACGCAGAGGCAAACTTTCCACCTGTACTCTCTCGTTACTTTTTGGGCCAAGGTAAAGAATTAGGTAGAAGATGCGTGGAACCACCATTGCAGAAAGGAACTCACCAAACATCTTTTgcaccttctccttctttagaAGTCgtcatttcctttcttataaa aTCAGTAAAAACATTGCCCAGAGAAAATTGTCAATTGTGCAAGATACCTTGCTTGCCGGCGAATCCAAAAGAAGTAGTGACAGACGAAAAAGCAAATCTTCATGTAGAAAGATTATATTGCAGTCATTTGTTTCACTTACAATGCCTCCTAAAATTCATGAAGACACCCCCATTCCATG GGGGTAAAAAATGTCCAACTTGCGGACAACGCATTTATCATGACAAGTGGGGTGTCAGTGAGAAGCTCGCAGAGGATCGTTGGGCACATGAACAGGCGCGAGCTAGGGAATTGGCAGAGGTAGCTGATTTTTTGGAATGA